The Methylomonas montana genome has a window encoding:
- a CDS encoding VOC family protein, with product MSIKMNTTKATIFPCLRYRDALAAIEWLCATFGFEKQTVYPNDDGTIAHAQLTLGDGMIMLGSVLEKKSEWGHLIKQPDEIGGVETQSPYVLVADADAVFARATAAGAKIVVKIKDEDYGGRGFSCYDLEGHLWSFGTYDPWDRA from the coding sequence ATGTCAATAAAAATGAACACTACAAAGGCAACTATTTTCCCGTGTCTGCGCTATCGCGATGCGCTCGCAGCCATTGAATGGCTCTGTGCGACTTTCGGATTCGAGAAGCAAACCGTCTATCCGAACGACGATGGTACGATTGCTCATGCACAACTGACATTGGGTGACGGCATGATCATGCTCGGGTCGGTTCTTGAAAAAAAATCTGAGTGGGGGCATTTAATAAAGCAACCCGACGAAATAGGCGGTGTTGAAACACAATCCCCTTATGTGCTTGTTGCCGATGCTGATGCCGTCTTTGCTCGGGCAACGGCTGCCGGGGCAAAAATTGTTGTGAAGATCAAAGACGAAGACTACGGCGGTCGGGGTTTTAGTTGCTACGACCTGGAAGGTCATCTCTGGAGCTTCGGCACCTACGATCCATGGGATCGAGCGTGA
- a CDS encoding SRPBCC family protein encodes MNQQRIFEVIYIRTSITALWDALTNPDVTQRYWFDTRIESDWKFGSKVQYLRNGELTDEHVILSIKKHHTLSHTFKPLFGEFKSESPSRVTLTMEESGEVVRLTIIHDNFPPESKVFRACSDGWPMILCNLKTLLETGMTLPAYTFLPQSARFQ; translated from the coding sequence ATGAACCAGCAGCGAATCTTCGAGGTAATTTATATCCGAACCTCAATAACTGCGCTCTGGGACGCGCTGACAAACCCTGATGTCACTCAGCGCTACTGGTTTGACACCCGCATCGAGTCCGATTGGAAATTTGGATCAAAAGTGCAGTATCTGCGCAATGGGGAATTAACTGATGAACACGTCATCTTGTCAATCAAAAAGCATCACACCTTAAGCCACACATTCAAACCGCTTTTTGGGGAGTTTAAATCCGAATCTCCATCGCGTGTCACACTCACCATGGAAGAAAGCGGCGAGGTCGTGCGCTTAACCATTATCCACGACAATTTTCCACCGGAAAGTAAAGTTTTTCGCGCTTGCAGTGATGGCTGGCCCATGATTCTTTGCAACCTCAAGACCTTGCTTGAAACAGGTATGACACTTCCAGCGTATACTTTTTTACCGCAGTCAGCCCGCTTTCAATAA
- a CDS encoding helix-turn-helix domain-containing protein codes for MLPPLELSEPECITLQALAEHHPYPDFRRRALGLLALSKGHSFSVVAEILGVTLPTPYNWVKAWRNQGLVGLLNGHQGGAPTKLTSKWVDAAERIARESPCTLAEIDRQLREIHPDAPAFSLDSLARHLKKRGLSFTRTRLSLKKNATLNASTPRKTTSNACKRLRSPIN; via the coding sequence ATGTTGCCACCTTTAGAATTGAGCGAACCGGAATGCATTACACTCCAGGCGCTAGCCGAGCATCACCCGTATCCCGATTTCCGTCGCCGAGCCCTGGGCTTGCTTGCGCTCTCCAAAGGCCATTCATTTTCGGTGGTTGCCGAAATTCTCGGCGTCACGCTGCCGACACCGTACAACTGGGTCAAGGCGTGGCGGAACCAAGGCTTGGTCGGCTTGTTAAACGGTCATCAAGGCGGCGCCCCGACCAAACTCACCTCAAAATGGGTGGACGCGGCCGAGCGGATTGCGCGCGAATCGCCCTGTACCTTGGCCGAAATCGACCGACAGTTGCGAGAAATCCATCCCGACGCGCCAGCTTTCAGTCTCGATTCTTTGGCTCGTCATCTGAAAAAGCGAGGCTTGTCGTTTACCCGTACCCGGTTATCGTTGAAAAAAAACGCGACCCTGAACGCTTCCACGCCTCGCAAGACAACCTCAAACGCTTGCAAACGGCTGCGCTCGCCCATCAATTGA
- a CDS encoding IS630 family transposase — MQTAALAHQLSLFYLDESGFSNIPNVQRAWAPKGKPHAADASLGRQRVNVIGALEFNSGRLWYDLHSQAVKRPEVTELIDRISGREQRMPLTVVVLDNATMHHHFDSDKLDEWLIEHRLILLHLPPYSPELNLIEIVWKHAKYHWRRFITWSKEQLRQEVAKLMDSVGHQFKICFT, encoded by the coding sequence TTGCAAACGGCTGCGCTCGCCCATCAATTGAGCCTGTTCTATCTGGACGAGAGCGGCTTTTCCAATATCCCCAATGTTCAAAGAGCCTGGGCGCCCAAAGGCAAACCCCATGCTGCCGACGCCAGTTTGGGCAGGCAGCGCGTCAATGTCATTGGCGCCTTGGAATTTAACAGCGGTCGTCTTTGGTATGACTTACACAGCCAAGCCGTCAAACGCCCAGAAGTCACTGAATTGATCGACCGGATTTCCGGGCGCGAACAGCGTATGCCACTAACCGTAGTGGTGCTTGATAACGCGACGATGCACCATCACTTCGATTCAGACAAATTAGATGAATGGCTGATTGAACATCGCTTGATTTTGCTCCATTTGCCGCCATACAGCCCTGAACTCAACCTGATCGAAATCGTTTGGAAACACGCCAAATACCACTGGCGTCGATTCATCACTTGGTCGAAAGAACAATTACGCCAGGAAGTCGCAAAACTCATGGATTCTGTCGGCCATCAATTTAAAATTTGTTTTACGTGA
- a CDS encoding IS5 family transposase: MITYQEISDDFWDLVAPLLERFKRRKPGGSKPLEFRVLLNGIFYLLKTGCQWAFLPSFYGSKSTLHEHFQRWASAGIFAEMFRLGAARYEELQGFKWDWQSMDGSLVQAPTRQSTSLSEEGVGRNPTDRGKSGSKIHLLTDQEGMPCGVALAGANVHDSRLVTAPVEGLALSAPKIKPMEERPHLCLDKAYDMKRVEIEVLNHGYTPHIRRIGEEKQHVTQDSHPARRWVVERTFAWLKGFRAIRTRYTCRGANYLALLHLACTLVLTRRLEAIA, from the coding sequence GTGATTACTTATCAGGAAATTTCGGATGATTTTTGGGATCTTGTTGCGCCTTTATTGGAGCGGTTCAAACGCCGAAAGCCGGGTGGTTCCAAACCGCTGGAGTTCCGAGTTCTATTGAACGGCATCTTCTACCTCCTCAAAACGGGCTGCCAGTGGGCGTTTTTGCCGAGCTTCTACGGATCGAAAAGCACACTTCACGAACATTTTCAGCGTTGGGCGAGCGCCGGTATTTTCGCCGAAATGTTCAGACTGGGGGCGGCCAGGTATGAAGAACTCCAAGGATTCAAGTGGGACTGGCAGTCCATGGATGGCAGTCTGGTGCAAGCCCCTACGCGCCAATCGACAAGTCTGTCGGAGGAAGGGGTGGGCAGAAACCCCACGGATCGCGGCAAGAGTGGTAGCAAAATTCATCTCTTGACGGATCAGGAAGGCATGCCTTGTGGCGTGGCGCTGGCGGGTGCCAATGTTCACGACAGCCGATTAGTGACGGCCCCCGTCGAAGGTCTCGCCTTGTCCGCACCGAAAATCAAGCCTATGGAGGAAAGGCCTCACCTCTGTTTGGATAAAGCGTACGACATGAAACGCGTTGAGATCGAGGTGCTAAACCATGGCTACACACCGCATATCCGTCGGATTGGCGAGGAAAAACAGCACGTGACTCAGGACAGTCATCCCGCCAGACGCTGGGTGGTCGAGCGCACCTTTGCATGGTTGAAAGGATTTCGGGCTATCAGGACCCGCTACACCTGCAGGGGAGCCAACTATTTGGCATTGCTCCATCTGGCCTGCACTCTTGTACTCACTCGGCGGCTAGAGGCTATCGCCTAG
- a CDS encoding sulfite exporter TauE/SafE family protein produces the protein MEHNMEGMDHAMHGMTEMAVASGFDYSLAFIAGFLGSGHCLGMCGALVSGYFMRAGKSRSYLPYIAYQAARISVYTMIGVLAASLGVVLVSSGLFGKIQSILQILMGAVVVVLALGVLGWIPWQGSVRLLPMQVLRKGYAAANQKGPLLGSVIAGVLNGLMPCMLTFAMAVKATTASTLVEGGALMLAFGAGTLPMMLFISVAFGRMSVKLRGLMLKAAALVMLLMGANTINNGLSFYRDQNFNHSHFLVFVQDKLDQLIVFLNDTLNYIGSMLSSIQGV, from the coding sequence ATGGAACACAATATGGAAGGTATGGATCATGCCATGCACGGCATGACCGAAATGGCGGTTGCCTCGGGGTTCGATTACTCGCTGGCATTTATCGCCGGATTTTTGGGTAGCGGGCATTGCCTGGGAATGTGTGGCGCGCTGGTATCCGGTTATTTCATGCGAGCCGGGAAAAGCCGCAGCTATCTGCCTTATATTGCCTATCAAGCCGCGCGAATTTCCGTGTATACCATGATTGGCGTATTGGCTGCTTCATTGGGCGTGGTGTTGGTCTCAAGCGGCTTGTTCGGTAAGATCCAAAGTATCTTGCAAATATTGATGGGCGCAGTCGTGGTAGTGTTGGCTCTGGGGGTATTAGGCTGGATACCGTGGCAAGGTTCCGTGCGATTGCTTCCCATGCAAGTCTTGCGCAAAGGCTATGCGGCTGCCAATCAGAAAGGGCCATTGTTGGGATCGGTAATAGCCGGCGTATTGAATGGATTGATGCCTTGCATGCTGACTTTTGCCATGGCCGTAAAAGCTACCACGGCCAGCACGTTAGTTGAAGGCGGCGCATTGATGCTGGCATTTGGCGCCGGGACGTTGCCGATGATGCTGTTTATCAGCGTGGCGTTCGGCAGAATGAGCGTGAAATTGCGCGGTTTAATGTTGAAGGCAGCGGCGCTAGTCATGCTGTTGATGGGCGCCAATACTATTAACAACGGCTTGAGTTTCTACCGGGATCAGAACTTCAATCACAGCCATTTCCTGGTGTTTGTGCAGGATAAGCTTGATCAATTAATTGTTTTTCTGAACGACACGCTAAATTACATAGGTAGCATGCTGAGCAGCATTCAAGGCGTGTAA
- a CDS encoding heavy metal translocating P-type ATPase translates to METDTRNYAHFSVRHQLQNRIRIITSVLLNDPERGYILEILLKKRPEIKRVRSVFAIGSVVIEFDSGRLPAKNLLIMLDAVLGNIALKQTELKKDKKKTFDGPLQEVDLAVQGMSCASCALLIEMVLNRDERVKKAGVNFATETVTVHGQLSKAEVIDKIEKLGYSAMPIDTLSQRKKLIEKELQRIDVARRRFVWAGLLTAPVVTIAMTMGGRTWMHWLQFALTTQVVFGTGRQFFSKAYRLAKQRAANMDSLIALGVGSAYSYSIPSLFRRRGHVYFEAASAIITFVLLGRYLEERARGKAGEAIRKLVDLQPQTATLLTDEGSERIVDIDDIKINDVMLVRPGEKIPTDGVVVHGLSTVDEAMITGESMPVVKSIGHQVIGGCVNGNGVLHIKATAIDMDTVLAGIVHMVDQAQAAKLPIQKQVDKISAVFVPAVMAISGVTLVGWLLAGAPFAFAFGNAITVLLIACPCALGLATPAAIMVGTGQAAKQGVYIRNGESLEIASKLNAIVFDKTGTITEGKPKVSQVYKISRLTENKLVMLAASAENNSEHFLGKAVVTYARDAGIELQDCAYFYSETGHGIRAEVDGYKLLLGNRVWLESQQVDVVRLVEQADNFASQGQTPVYMAINGKEAAVFAVADSPRPEAAAAIERLHQLGIRTMMVTGDTEKTAYYIADKVGIADVVANAKPDQKLQIIRQLQEEGHNVGMIGDGINDAPALAAADVGFAVGSGTDIAIESADLTLVQGDIGKVTDTIELSAFTIRVIKQNLFWAFGYNTVAIPVAALGKLNPMIASAAMALSSVSVIVNSLRLNK, encoded by the coding sequence ATGGAAACCGATACTCGAAACTACGCGCATTTTTCCGTCCGACATCAGCTACAAAATCGAATTCGGATTATCACGTCGGTGTTACTTAACGATCCGGAACGCGGCTATATCCTGGAAATTCTGCTGAAAAAACGCCCTGAAATTAAACGGGTGCGTTCGGTGTTTGCAATTGGTTCGGTGGTGATCGAATTCGACTCCGGCCGATTGCCGGCGAAAAACTTGCTGATTATGTTGGACGCGGTGTTGGGCAATATCGCGCTGAAGCAGACCGAGTTAAAAAAAGACAAGAAAAAAACCTTCGACGGGCCGTTGCAAGAGGTCGATTTGGCGGTGCAAGGCATGAGTTGCGCGTCTTGCGCGTTATTGATCGAAATGGTTTTAAACCGCGACGAACGCGTGAAAAAAGCTGGTGTCAACTTTGCCACCGAAACCGTCACGGTGCATGGTCAGCTCAGCAAGGCGGAGGTGATAGATAAGATCGAAAAACTGGGCTATAGCGCAATGCCCATCGATACGCTGTCGCAGCGGAAGAAGCTTATCGAAAAGGAGTTGCAACGAATTGACGTAGCCCGGCGTCGATTTGTATGGGCAGGGCTGTTAACCGCGCCGGTGGTGACGATAGCCATGACGATGGGCGGCCGTACCTGGATGCACTGGTTGCAGTTTGCACTGACCACGCAGGTGGTATTTGGCACCGGCCGCCAGTTTTTTAGCAAAGCGTATCGGCTGGCCAAGCAGCGCGCGGCCAACATGGATAGCTTGATCGCGTTGGGGGTGGGTTCGGCTTACAGCTACAGCATTCCGTCTCTTTTTAGGCGGCGCGGACATGTCTATTTCGAGGCGGCGTCGGCCATTATCACCTTTGTATTGCTGGGCCGTTATCTGGAAGAACGGGCCAGAGGCAAGGCCGGCGAAGCGATACGTAAATTGGTCGATTTGCAACCGCAAACCGCGACGCTGTTGACGGACGAGGGTAGCGAACGAATCGTCGATATCGACGACATCAAAATCAACGATGTGATGCTGGTTAGGCCTGGCGAAAAAATCCCAACCGACGGCGTGGTGGTGCACGGTCTTTCCACCGTCGATGAAGCAATGATCACCGGCGAGAGTATGCCGGTGGTGAAGAGCATTGGGCATCAAGTAATCGGCGGTTGCGTCAACGGCAACGGCGTGTTGCATATCAAGGCTACGGCGATAGACATGGATACGGTGCTGGCCGGCATCGTGCATATGGTCGATCAGGCTCAGGCAGCCAAACTGCCGATTCAGAAACAGGTCGATAAAATTTCGGCGGTATTCGTGCCGGCAGTGATGGCAATTTCCGGTGTGACCCTTGTGGGCTGGCTGCTGGCTGGCGCACCGTTTGCTTTTGCTTTCGGCAATGCCATCACGGTGCTATTGATCGCTTGCCCTTGCGCGTTGGGTCTGGCAACACCGGCGGCAATCATGGTCGGCACCGGTCAGGCCGCCAAGCAGGGCGTGTATATCCGCAACGGCGAAAGTCTGGAAATCGCCAGTAAACTGAATGCCATTGTCTTCGACAAGACCGGCACGATCACCGAAGGCAAGCCCAAGGTCAGTCAGGTATACAAAATATCCCGACTGACCGAGAATAAATTAGTGATGCTGGCGGCATCCGCCGAGAACAACTCCGAGCATTTCCTCGGTAAAGCCGTGGTGACTTATGCCCGCGACGCGGGTATCGAGTTGCAGGATTGCGCATATTTTTATAGCGAAACCGGCCACGGTATTCGTGCAGAGGTGGACGGTTACAAATTGCTGCTGGGAAATCGGGTTTGGCTGGAAAGTCAGCAAGTCGATGTGGTCCGGCTGGTCGAGCAGGCCGACAATTTTGCGTCGCAAGGGCAAACGCCGGTGTACATGGCTATCAACGGCAAGGAAGCAGCCGTGTTTGCCGTCGCCGACAGTCCGCGTCCGGAAGCGGCGGCGGCAATCGAGCGCCTGCATCAATTGGGTATCAGAACCATGATGGTGACCGGCGATACCGAAAAAACCGCATATTACATCGCCGACAAGGTCGGCATAGCCGATGTGGTCGCGAATGCCAAGCCCGATCAAAAGCTGCAAATTATTCGGCAACTTCAGGAGGAAGGCCATAATGTCGGCATGATAGGCGACGGCATTAACGATGCGCCGGCGCTGGCTGCCGCAGATGTCGGTTTTGCGGTCGGCAGCGGCACCGACATCGCCATCGAATCCGCCGACCTGACGTTGGTGCAGGGCGATATCGGTAAGGTCACCGATACAATAGAACTTAGTGCGTTTACCATTCGTGTCATCAAACAAAATCTATTTTGGGCGTTCGGTTACAACACGGTCGCCATCCCGGTGGCGGCACTGGGCAAGCTCAATCCGATGATCGCTTCCGCGGCAATGGCCTTGAGTTCGGTGTCCGTCATCGTCAATTCACTCAGATTGAATAAATAA
- a CDS encoding heavy metal translocating P-type ATPase metal-binding domain-containing protein → MDENKKSCDLCGLAVEVEGFELKTLEGDKRFCCEGCKGIYQMLHEAQVLQEEADDSKSTTS, encoded by the coding sequence ATGGATGAGAACAAGAAAAGTTGTGATCTTTGCGGCTTAGCTGTCGAAGTTGAGGGTTTTGAACTAAAAACCCTGGAAGGCGATAAACGCTTTTGTTGCGAGGGCTGTAAAGGGATTTATCAGATGCTTCACGAAGCTCAAGTTCTGCAGGAGGAAGCCGACGATTCCAAATCGACAACGTCCTAA
- a CDS encoding aspartate kinase has protein sequence MALYVYKFGGTSVGTVERIKAVAEKVKTARDAGDQIVVVVSAMSGETNRLVGLAKEMQPQPTDRELDVLLSTGEQVTIALLSMALHQLGCEARSYTGAQVRILTDSAHTKARIREIDEANMRADLDAGRVVVVAGFQGVDEHGNITTLGRGGSDTTGVALAAALKADECHIYTDVDGVYTTDPRVVPKARRLDRITFEEMLEMASLGSKVLQIRSVEFAGKYNVKLRVLSSFMDGNGTLITYEESEMERALISGIAFNRDEAKLTLTGVPDLPGVASKILGPIAAENIEVDMIVQNISAHGTTDFTFTVNRNDFARAQKVLEGLCADLGGNTAVIGDNSIVKVSIVGVGMRSHAGIASTMFKVLADEGINIQMISTSEIKISVVVDEKYLELAVRALHKAFDLDQE, from the coding sequence ATGGCATTGTACGTCTATAAATTTGGCGGCACTTCCGTTGGTACGGTGGAACGTATCAAGGCGGTCGCCGAGAAAGTGAAAACAGCCCGCGATGCGGGCGATCAGATTGTGGTGGTGGTGTCCGCGATGAGCGGTGAAACCAATCGCCTCGTGGGGCTGGCGAAAGAAATGCAGCCGCAACCAACGGACCGGGAGTTGGACGTGTTGCTGTCCACCGGTGAGCAGGTCACCATCGCGTTGCTGTCGATGGCCTTGCATCAGCTAGGTTGCGAGGCGCGTTCCTATACCGGCGCCCAAGTGCGCATTCTGACCGATAGCGCCCACACCAAGGCCCGGATTCGGGAAATAGACGAAGCCAATATGCGTGCCGATTTGGATGCCGGTCGGGTGGTTGTGGTGGCCGGCTTTCAGGGCGTGGATGAGCATGGCAACATTACGACATTGGGGCGTGGCGGCTCGGACACCACCGGTGTGGCACTGGCTGCGGCGCTGAAGGCGGACGAGTGCCATATCTACACCGATGTCGACGGCGTTTACACCACTGACCCACGCGTGGTACCGAAAGCCCGTCGCCTGGATCGCATCACCTTCGAGGAAATGCTGGAAATGGCCAGCCTGGGCTCAAAAGTATTGCAAATCCGTTCGGTCGAATTCGCCGGCAAATACAATGTCAAATTGCGCGTGTTGTCTTCGTTCATGGACGGCAACGGCACCCTAATTACCTACGAGGAATCAGAAATGGAAAGAGCGTTAATTTCGGGCATAGCTTTCAACCGGGACGAGGCGAAGCTGACGCTGACCGGTGTGCCTGATCTGCCGGGTGTGGCGTCGAAAATTCTGGGACCGATCGCCGCCGAGAATATCGAAGTGGATATGATCGTGCAGAACATTTCCGCGCACGGCACCACCGATTTTACCTTTACCGTCAACCGTAACGACTTCGCCCGTGCTCAAAAGGTGTTGGAAGGTTTGTGCGCCGATCTGGGCGGCAATACCGCTGTCATCGGCGATAACAGTATCGTCAAGGTGTCTATCGTCGGTGTCGGCATGCGCTCGCACGCCGGTATCGCCAGCACGATGTTCAAGGTGCTGGCCGACGAGGGCATCAATATCCAAATGATCTCGACGTCCGAAATCAAGATTTCCGTGGTGGTTGACGAGAAATATTTGGAACTGGCGGTGCGCGCCTTGCACAAAGCGTTTGATTTGGATCAGGAATAG
- a CDS encoding PIN domain-containing protein translates to MTAKVFADTHLFVYAESQDQNKSLAAMDIIQASPVISTQVVNETISVLTRKHGFSLSEAYEIAQSLLDLCEVVAVDVATIRKAMDLAKRYALSHWDSLIVAAALLANCEKLYSEDMQHGQVFDDCLTVVNPFKVV, encoded by the coding sequence ATGACCGCTAAGGTATTTGCGGATACCCACCTGTTTGTTTATGCCGAGTCGCAAGATCAGAACAAGTCATTGGCGGCGATGGATATTATTCAAGCGTCACCGGTGATCAGCACCCAAGTCGTCAACGAGACAATCAGTGTGCTGACCAGAAAGCATGGTTTTTCATTATCAGAAGCCTATGAAATTGCACAGAGTTTATTGGATTTGTGCGAAGTGGTTGCGGTTGATGTGGCTACCATTCGCAAAGCCATGGACTTGGCTAAGCGGTATGCTTTATCACATTGGGATAGTCTGATTGTTGCTGCGGCCCTGCTGGCAAATTGTGAGAAACTGTATTCCGAAGATATGCAGCACGGGCAAGTTTTTGATGACTGTTTAACGGTGGTGAATCCGTTCAAGGTAGTCTGA
- a CDS encoding DUF2281 domain-containing protein, producing MNIAEQIYETVKTLPEQTACEVLSFAESLKAKQADEDRLRREKALATLAKYRGRYKAEKFHREDCYDR from the coding sequence ATGAACATTGCAGAACAAATTTACGAGACAGTCAAAACCTTGCCCGAACAAACAGCCTGCGAGGTATTGAGTTTTGCGGAAAGCTTGAAAGCCAAACAAGCCGACGAAGATCGCTTGCGTCGGGAAAAGGCGCTAGCGACGTTGGCTAAATATCGCGGCCGTTATAAAGCTGAAAAATTCCACCGCGAAGACTGTTATGACCGCTAA
- a CDS encoding 50S ribosomal protein L32 gives MKKIKASRFEDCPQCGKQKRRLMACTHCGYSFIASKRLSPKAKTAKNKKATSQQKTEKVVPNKQVNKDRNIPMEKERKKIVRPYPSEELPDYDQLRSKNDIFTTGRVTSGGAIESGKNRKH, from the coding sequence ATGAAAAAAATTAAGGCAAGTCGATTCGAAGATTGTCCTCAATGTGGAAAACAAAAGAGAAGACTCATGGCGTGTACTCATTGTGGTTACAGCTTTATTGCCTCCAAAAGACTCAGTCCAAAAGCGAAAACTGCAAAAAACAAAAAAGCTACGAGTCAACAAAAGACTGAGAAGGTAGTTCCAAACAAACAAGTAAACAAGGATAGAAATATTCCAATGGAAAAGGAGCGGAAAAAAATTGTTCGTCCTTATCCGTCGGAAGAATTACCTGACTATGATCAGTTAAGAAGTAAGAACGATATTTTTACCACTGGACGGGTTACTAGTGGTGGTGCGATTGAGTCTGGAAAAAACCGTAAACACTAG
- a CDS encoding type II toxin-antitoxin system HicA family toxin gives MIKRRDLLKILEEMGCRLSRHGGNHDWYTNEETRQSQAVPRHNEINDYLAKTIIKKLSGK, from the coding sequence TTGATAAAAAGAAGGGATTTGCTAAAAATTCTTGAAGAAATGGGTTGTCGTTTATCCAGGCATGGTGGCAACCACGATTGGTATACCAACGAAGAAACGCGGCAATCTCAGGCAGTGCCGAGGCATAATGAGATCAACGATTATCTGGCGAAAACTATTATCAAGAAATTGAGTGGTAAATAG
- a CDS encoding type II toxin-antitoxin system HicB family antitoxin, producing MKTVEYTCWKDGDFYLGFLNEYPDYLTQGETKQELQENLLDLFKDFETQEIPFIRKVETLQVA from the coding sequence ATGAAAACGGTTGAATATACTTGCTGGAAAGACGGCGATTTTTATTTGGGTTTTCTGAATGAGTATCCTGATTATTTAACGCAAGGCGAAACCAAGCAGGAATTGCAGGAAAACTTGTTGGATTTGTTTAAGGATTTTGAAACGCAGGAAATTCCTTTTATTCGTAAAGTGGAGACTTTGCAGGTCGCTTGA